Below is a window of Impatiens glandulifera chromosome 2, dImpGla2.1, whole genome shotgun sequence DNA.
gataatatataacattttgatttaattgattgaatttataatatattttataagaaattaaaatatagaaaaatttaaaaagagaatggagaaataattaatttaaaataattaaattaaattttttattttcttaaatatatatttatcaaatataatatatatttgaaaatataaattttttattttttatttgatttattattgtctttattaatatttaaaataaattattaataaagattgaagagataaaaaaaattattatcgaagataagagagagaaattattaataaataggaGAGATATACTTAGTCATCATGCCTTAgaatcaatttatataattataccgacttaaaaatagttaaaaaaaatatataccaaagttttttattatattaatttagattatgatattaaaaacaaattttttactaaaacattaaattatagtaatataaatcatgatttaaaaaatatcataatataaaatcaatttctattataaacttttaagttacttatttttataaaatatttcttttttaatattctcaatatttgaaataaaaaaatcgcataattaaatattatatcaattgtcatttctttcataaattaaaattctaataaaccaatttttctaaacaaattattttattaatatatattaatatcatttaaatttatttactatataaaatttaacttttcaaaattaacCCATTGAAAAATTCACTACCTAACaaacttttgttttgttttcttttattttcagaattatttattggcttaaatataataaaaaataaaataaaaaaatataattaaaaagaaggatttttttttgaaaattaaggagGGCAATCACATTTggcaatatatataaaattaagatggGTTAGATATCAACGAACAAGACCGAAAGTCTACTTACGGAGAGGACTTAAACTGAGAGACGACGAGGACGAGGAAATAGTAGGTTCGAAACTGCTGCTTATATTTTCTAAAGGCCAAGCCTTTCTTGCCGCCTTTTCGCACCACAATTTTGGAATACCCGCACAAGAAACCTCTCCAGATTCCCcaatttcttcttcaattcCTTTCATCCTTTGACTAATCTTTCTTCCATGGCCGCCGAACAACGGTTATCTGCTGTCAAGGTTTGTGTATACTTATTTATATAGTCTTTCACTATTTGATCGTTATCCATGCTTCTGTCTTGTACTGTGATTTACCTTATTTTTCACTGTTTAGGGTTCGAAAGTACTTATGGTTGGTGCTGGAGGAATTGGGTGTGAACTTCTTAAAACCCTAGCTCTTTCTGACTTTCCGGATATTCATGTTGTGAGTATACTTTTCTTTTCTCATCTGCCCTTTGAAACTTGCAACTTGCTTGATCTGATAATTACTAGGGTTTCAGTTTAGACTGTTgtacatatttaaatatgattttatacCTTTAAAAATCGGTTCTTAGGAAGGATTTCAGCTTCATGttgtattattataagtttttttttttgttcatataCAGATTGACATGGACACAATAGAAGTGAGTAACCTGAATAGGCAGTTCTTGTTTCGAAAATCACATGTTGGACAATCCAAGGCCAAAGTAAGTGGACAATGTTTAGCATCCCATGGCCATTTTTCTGGCTGTGAAATTATTcgttatttaatataattttttgactTATTTAGGTTGCTCGAGATGCTGTTTTGAAGTTTAGACCTCACATTAACATTACTGCTTACCATGCGAATGTTAAAGATTCGGAATTCAATGTTGACTTCTTTAAGCAATTTAATGTTGTCCTCAATGGACTTGACAACTTAGATGCTAGGCGGCATGTAAATCGCCTCTGTTTGGCAGCTGATGTCCCATTGGTAGAAAGTGGAACCACTGGGTTTCTGGGACAGGTTAGTGTCAATTCTTAAGctatttattcttttttgtttCCCCTTTTTGTTTATCTGAGCTTTTATATGTAAGAACATATGTAAATACCCTAGGTTACAATCCGTTTGGGAATTAGACTGTATCTGCTAATAATTGAATACAAATAGAAATACTGATGAAAGAAAGCAACTCAAGATAGACTGCTGATGAATTCCAGGGACTATACATTTTGTTAAAGTAAAGTATACAGAAAATAGAGTGTTGTATGTTATTGATTACCATGaatatttctttttcatatACAATGTTTCTACGATTTCTGATATGTTTGTATGCGGATCTGGATTAGTACTAATTTTACTAGTACGTTTTAGCTGCAGCAAAATTTCCCTTTCCCGATCCACATTTCCTTGTagatttgtttaattattgtaCATTTGATATCAACAAGAGCATGGTTAAATATTCTATTCCTATTTTCAGGGTTCCCTAACTTCTGATAAATCATGAAAATTGTTGTCCATTCActtgcttcttcttcttagaTTTTGCGACTACTAATGGTGCTTTATCTGGATAATGCACTGGAAACAGGTTACCATACACATAAAAGGGCGCACTGAATGCTATGAGTGCCAGCCAAAACCAGCTCCAAAAACTTATCCTGTGTGTACTATTACAAGTACCCCATCAAAGGTACTTATCCTAGGTTTACATTGttttttaggttatatttgtttttttatctgATGATTTCCATCATTCCCCCACTATCTACAAGGTTTTTAAGAACTGTATTGTGGCTTTAGGGCCATCTCCATCATTTTTCATACTACCAAAAATACTTCCAGTTAACTTTGTTATGTGGATGCTTACTGACATGCCCAATGGAAATTGGGTTAGGATATTTTGACGTTAAATTTCTGAAACAACCTCCTACATGCCAAATTGAATTCTGCCTTCTCAAATCTTGATTATGTATTTTCACTTCTCATGGATTTAGTGGTGACAACTCCAGAATACTCAATAAATCAAGGGAATTAGTATTGTGAGCTGAACAGAAAGTCTTTCAAGaagaattatttattcattctttattcttcatttttttgtttgttttatttgtatGCTTATTTAGAATGTTTTGTTGCAGTATGTTCACTGTATTGTATGGGCAAAGGAATTGCTTTTTGCAAAGCTATTTGGTGACAAGAATCAAGAGAATGACCTCAATGTTCGTACCAGTGATTCCAACTCATCTGAACACGCAGACAATGTTTTCGAAAGAAAAAAGGATGATGATGTTCACCAATATGGAAAAAGAGTATTTGACCATGTTTTTGGTTACAACATTGAAGTTGCTTTATCCAATGAGGAGACGTGGAAAAGTCGTAATAAGCCAAGGCCTTTATATATAAGAGACATCCTGCATGATGAAGAGATTGAACAAAATGGAGATTTTGGTAATACTTCTGCAGTTGATGAACCTCTATCTATGTCTGCTATGGCATCTATTGGGCTGAAGAATCCTCAAGATATATGGAGCCTGAAGGAAAATTCAAGAATACTCCTTGCGGCACTTAAGTTATTTTTCCAGAAACGAGAGAAGGTTGTGTCCTGAGAGATCttctaattcaattcaattcaattttttcgTTGTGTCCTGAGAGAATACTCCTTGCAGCCTGTTTCACCTAATGTTTTCTTAATCATTTCCCTCCCTCTGGAATCTCTTGCAGGAAATAGGGAGCTTGTGTTTTGATAAGGATGACCAGTTAGCTGTAGAATTCGTTACTGCTGCTGCAAATATCCGGGCAACTTCTTTTGGTATACCTTTGCATAGCCTTTTTGAAGCTAAAGGCATTGCTGGCAATATAGTGCATGCTGTGGCAACTACAAATGCTATAGTTGCTGGACTGATTGTCATTGAGGCAATAAAGGTGCTGCAAAATGATGCAAAACTTTATAGGTAGAACTAAATTCCATGGGCTTTTGTTGGATTtgtatttcaataatttaaaatttgaaatcttTTTCTACGCaactaaaatttcaatttgtatTTCTCTGCCGCCTTTTAGGATGACATATTGTCTCGAGCATCCCTCAAGGAAGATGCTTCTTATGCCAGTGGAACCATTTGAGCCTAACAAGTCCTGTTATGTTTGTTCTGAGGTGACATGTTTTTCCTTGTATCCCAAACAAGCCCCTCCCacagaaaaggaaaaaaggGACCCAAAAATTCATAATCCCcatttcaaaacatttattgtttttatttctgtatttataaaaaaaaattctgaatCCGTAAACGATAAGTGTTAACAAATGGGGATATGTAGACATTCAGAAAGGACAACAAAACAAGAAGTTATAGATcatcttattatattatatctattCACTTTTGCTCTTCCATATCATCTATTTTCTCTTACTGCAGACGCCATTATCACTCGAGATTAATACTAATAGATCAAAATTGAGGGAGTTTGTTGATAAAATTGTCAAAGCTAAGCTGGGGATGAATTTACCATTGATAATGCATGGTTCTGCCCTTCTTTACGAGGTCGGTGATGATCTTGATGAAGCTATGGTCGCAAACTATGAAGCAAATCTGGACAAGGTAGCATCAATTTTTGATTATGGGCTATACCCTTCTTTTCCTTTTTACCATTCATTATGTTAATTATACTGCATTTAACCTCAGGTTTTGTCGGCACTTCCATCTCCTGTTACTGGTGGGACGATTCTTACTGTTGAGGATCTTCAGCAAGAACTCTCCTGTAATATCAATATCAAGCACAGGTTTGTCTAATTGCTTGACTTGTTTAATATATGCATGTTAGGTTCATGTGTTATATTTCCAAGCTGCCCAAAGTTCTGGTTTTTAATTGCCTTCCTCAAGCTTTTTAGGTGTTAATTATTCTATAATACCATCCCTTTCTGTTTTCATTAGAATTATGCAATTTGATAACTGTTACTTTTGTaagtagatttttttttttctggatGTAGTTTATGCAACttggtgttttttttttgttttaattttagaattataaaaagTTAGCACTCCCCATACAATTATAACTTACAACTTAAGGCGTTTT
It encodes the following:
- the LOC124925764 gene encoding SUMO-activating enzyme subunit 2, producing the protein MAAEQRLSAVKGSKVLMVGAGGIGCELLKTLALSDFPDIHVIDMDTIEVSNLNRQFLFRKSHVGQSKAKVARDAVLKFRPHINITAYHANVKDSEFNVDFFKQFNVVLNGLDNLDARRHVNRLCLAADVPLVESGTTGFLGQVTIHIKGRTECYECQPKPAPKTYPVCTITSTPSKYVHCIVWAKELLFAKLFGDKNQENDLNVRTSDSNSSEHADNVFERKKDDDVHQYGKRVFDHVFGYNIEVALSNEETWKSRNKPRPLYIRDILHDEEIEQNGDFGNTSAVDEPLSMSAMASIGLKNPQDIWSLKENSRILLAALKLFFQKREKEIGSLCFDKDDQLAVEFVTAAANIRATSFGIPLHSLFEAKGIAGNIVHAVATTNAIVAGLIVIEAIKVLQNDAKLYRMTYCLEHPSRKMLLMPVEPFEPNKSCYVCSETPLSLEINTNRSKLREFVDKIVKAKLGMNLPLIMHGSALLYEVGDDLDEAMVANYEANLDKVLSALPSPVTGGTILTVEDLQQELSCNINIKHREEFDEEKEPDAMILLGWTQAPANDKENNSSTSAVNGASTSKGVDNVETEKEQEADTDLVITTDPGTVQNGKKRKVADDESGSKKRVEQVVDDNEDDDDLVMFDEGDDISGKKRRLQ